Within the Pseudonocardia alni genome, the region GACGTCGCCCTCGACGGGCGGCCGGTGCTCGTCGTCGCCGCCGGGTTCGAGCACCTCGCCGTGCTGAAGCGACTCAAGGCCTACATCAAGGAGTACCGGCCGGTACTCGTCGGCGTCGGGGCGGGCGCGGACGCGCTGCTCAACGCGCGCCACCGCCCGGACCTCATCGTCGCCGACCCGTCCGAGGTGTCGAACCAGGCGCTGACCAGCGGCGCCGACGTCGTCGTCCCGGCCTTCCCCGACGGGCACGCCCCGGGGCTGCACCGGGTGCAGGACCTGGGCGCCAGCGCCGTCACGTTCCCGTCGATGGCCAACCCCGAGGACCTCGCCCTGCTGCTCGCCCACCACCGCGGCGCCTCGATGATCGTCACGGTCGGGTTGTCGGCGTCGATGGGGGAGTTCCTCGACCGCGGGCGGTCGGGCAGCAACGCCTCGACGTTCCTGACCCGGCTGCAGGCGGGGGGCGGCGTCGTCGACGGCGCGATGATCGCCCAGATGTACCGGAGCCGGACCTCGTTCGCCCCGCTGCTGCTGCTCGTCGCGGCCGCGGTGGTCGCGGTCGTCGTCGCCGTGCTCGTGTCCGGCGGCGGCCCCGCGGTGCTGGAGTGGCTGCGTGGCGTGCTGGAGAGCCTGCGGGCCCTGGTCGCCGGATGGTTCCCGGCGTGATCTCGCGGCGCCACCACCGCATCGCCCTGGTCGCGGTGTTCGTGCTGGCCCTGGCGGCCGGGTTCGTCCTCGCCGTCGTCGGGCTCCCGCAGCGCATCGCCGACGTCGCGGCCTCGCGGACGGACACGGGCGAGACCGCCCGGCTGAGCGTCGAACGCGACACCCTGGCCGCGCAGCTGCACGCCAGTGACGAGTTCGCCGGCCGCGTCGGACCGGACCTGGTGCGCGGGAAGCTCACCGGGGTGCCCGTGACCGTCGTCGCGCTCGGTGCCGACCCGTCCGACACGCGCGCGGTCGCCGAGCTCGTCGTCGCCGCGGGGGGCAGCGTCGCGGGGGAGGTCGTGCTCACCCCGGCCGTCACCGACCCGGCCCGCGCCGACCAGCTGCGCGACCTGTCCGCACGGCTGCTGCCGTCGGGGGCCCAGCTCCCCACCGCCACCGACGCCGGTGCGCTCGCCGGGGGCCTGCTCGGCTCCGCGCTGCTGGCCCCGCCCGACGGCCCCGCACCCGACCCGGACGGTGCCGGCGCGGTGCTCGCCGGGCTCGCCGGCGGCGGCTTCGCCGAGGCACCGCAGGGCAGTCCCGCGGCCGGACGGGTGGCCGTCGTCGTCACCGGTGCCGCGTACTCCGGCGTGGACGCCGGCGCCTCGGCGTCCACCGCCGCGGCACTGGCCGCGGAGCTCGACCGTCGTGGCGCGGGAGCCGTGCTGGCCGGGCGGGACGCCGCGGACGGCTCGGCCGTCGCCGCCGCCCGCGCGTCCGGGGCCGGTCCGATGGGCCGGCTCGCCACCGTCGACGGCGTCGGTACCGGGGCCGGGCGGGTCGCGACCGTGCTCGCGCTCGCCGAACGACAGGCAGGAGGCACCGGCCGCTACGGTTCCGGGGCCGGAACGGTGGGGCCGGTTCCCGCCGCCCCATGACCGATCGGTAGGCTGAAACTCCGTGCAGACTCGCGCCACCCGTCATCTCTTCGTCACCGGTGGGGTCGCGTCCTCGCTGGGTAAGGGCCTGACCGCCTCCAGTCTCGGTCAGTTGCTCACCGCGCGCGGGCTTCGCGTCACCATGCAGAAGCTCGACCCCTACTTGAACGTCGACCCCGGGACGATGAACCCGTTCCAGCACGGCGAGGTGTTCGTCACCGAGGACGGTGCCGAGACCGACCTCGACGTCGGCCACTACGAGCGGTTCCTGGACCGCGACCTCGCCGGGCGGGCCAACGTCACCACCGGCCAGGTCTACTCCGAGGTCATCGCCAAGGAGCGTCGCGGCGAGTACCTCGGCGACACCGTCCAGGTCATCCCGCACATCACCAACGAGATCAAGGACCGCGTCCTCGCGATGGCCGAGCCCGACGCCGAGGGCCTGGCCCCCGACGTCGTCATCACCGAGGTCGGCGGCACCATCGGCGACATCGAGTCGCTGCCGTTCGTCGAGGCCGCCCGCCAGGTCCGTCACGAGGTCGGCCGGGACAACTGCTTCTTCCTGCACGTGTCGCTGGTGCCGTACCTGGCGCCGTCGGGCGAGCTGAAGACCAAGCCGACCCAGCACTCCGTCGCGGCGCTGCGCAACATCGGCATCCAGCCCGACGCGGTGGTGCTGCGCGCCGACCGGGAGATCCCCGAGGGCATGAAGCGCAAGATCTCGCTGATGTGCGACATCGAACTCGACGGCGTCGCCGCGTGCCCGGACGCCCCGTCGATCTACGACATCCCGAAGGTGCTGCACGGCGAGGGCCTCGACGCCTACGTCGTGCGCCGGCTCGGGCTGCCGTTCCGCGACGTCGACTGGACCGTGTGGGGCGACCTGCTCGACCGCGTCCACCACCCGCGGGAGACCGCGACGATCGCACTGGTCGGCAAGTACGTCGACCTGCCCGACGCCTACCTCTCGGTCACCGAGGCGCTGCGGGCCGGCGGCTTCGCCCACCACGCCAAGGTGGCGATCCGCTGGGTGCCGTCGGACTCCTGCGAGACCCCGGCCGGCGCGGCCGAGGCGCTCGACGGCGTCGACGGGGTGCTCGTCCCCGGCGGCTTCGGCATCCGCGGCATCGAGGGCAAGCTCGGCGCGATCACCCACGCCCGCACCCGGCGCATCCCCACCCTGGGGCTGTGCCTGGGCCTGCAGTGCATGGTCATCGAGACCGCGCGCACCGTCGCCGGCCTGGAGGACGCGAGCTCGACCGAGTTCGACCCGGAGACCGCGCACCCGGTGATCTCGACGATGGCGACCCAGCGCGACGTCGTCGCGGGCGAGCGGGACATGGGCGGGACCATGCGCCTGGGTGCCTACCCGGCGGTGCTGCAGCCCGGCTCGGTCGCGGCGAAGGCCTACGGGGCGCGCGAGATCTCCGAGCGGCACCGGCACCGCTTCGAGGTCAACAACGCCTACCGGCAGCAGCTCACCGAGGCGGGCCTGGTGTTCGGGACCTCCCCGGACGGGACGCTGGTGGAGTTCGTGGAGCTGCCGTCGTCGCAGCACCCGTTCTTCGTCGGGACCCAGGCGCACCCCGAGCTCAAGAGCCGCCCGACCCGGCCGCACCCGTTGTTCGCGGCGTTCGTGAAGGCGGCGCTGCGCTACCGGGCCGAGGACCGGCTGCCGGTGCACCTGCCCGGCCGGGACAACACCGACGCCGACGACGCCGAGACGGTCGAGGGCGACGACGTCGCCGTCGGCGCGGGCGGCAACGGCGTGGCCCGGGCCGAGAGCACCTCCGCCCGCTGACCCCGACCGGGCCGGGCCGCCGACGGTGGCCCGGCCCGGCACGGCGGCCCGGGGCCGTGCCGCCGGGCGCGGCACGCGGCCCACACGGCCCGCGCGCCCCGCACGGGCCGGGCCCGACGGCTACTGTCCGACGGGTGATCGAACTGCGCACCCGCCGGGCGGTGACCCGGTGACCCGCCCCGGCGAGCACGACTTCCCGGTCCGCTCGGCCACCGACATCTACTCCGGCCGCGTGATGGCGCTGCGGTCGGACCGCGTCGTCATGCCCGGCGGCCGGGTCGCGACCCGCGAGATCCTGGAGCACCCGGGGGCGGTCGCCGTCGTCGCGGTGGACGAGGCCGGGCGGGTCCGGATGCTGCACCAGTACCGCCACGCCGTCCGGCGACGGCTGTGGGAGCTCCCCGCCGGCCTGCTCGACGTGGCGGGGGAGGACCCCGCGGTCACCGCCGACCGGGAGCTGACCGAGGAGGCCGGGCTGTCGGCGTCGGACTGGTCGGTGCTGCTCGACGTCGTGCCCTCGCCCGGGTTCTCCGACGAGTCGGTCCGCATCTTCCTCGCGCGCGAGCTCGTCGAGAAGCCCCGCCCCGACCTGGGCGACGACGAGGAGGCCGACCTGGAGCTGCGCTGGATCCCGATCGCCGAGGCCGTCGGGATGGTGTTCTCCGGCGAGATCGTCAACGCGGTGTCCTGCGCCGGGCTGCTCGCGGCCCGCGCGGTGCTGGCCGGGGAGTTCGACCCCCGCCCGGTCGACGCCGAGTGGGCCGACCGCCCGTTCCGCTTCGCCCGCCGCGCCGACGAGTGATCCTCCGCCGCGCCGACGGGTGACCGCGGGCCGCGGCGACGGGTGACCGCGGGCCGCGGCGACGCGTGACCGCGCCGGGTCTCCGGGTGACGGCCTGCCGCGCCGACGGGTGTCCGCCCGGCCGCGCCCACGGTGACCGCGCCGGGCGGTGGTCAGGGCCGCAACGGACGACCCTCCGGGTCCCGGGGCGACCCGGCGAGCACCACGATCCCGTCGACGAACGACCAGATCGCGCCGATCCCGAAGGTCAGGAACGTGACCAGCAGCTGCGCGACGGCCAGACCGGTGTGGCCCGAGTAGAACCGGCCGATGCCGAACGGCAGGAACAGCTGCAGCAGCCCCGCCACGATCTTCTGCTTGTCGGAGTACGGCAGCCCCGAGTAGGGCTCGCGGCCGTACGGCGCGGACGGGTCGTATCCGTAGGGGCCGTAGGACGGGGGCCCGGGGTGCGGTGGGTAGGCCGCGCCCGGGTACTGCTGCTGCCCGGACGCCCAGCCCGGCGCACCGGCGGCCCACGCCGGCCCGCCGGGGAACCCGCCGCCGGGGGACAAGCCCGCGGGGCCGCCGTCGGGGTACGGCCCGGACGGGTACGTCCCGGACGGGTACGTCCCGCCGGGGTACCCCGCGCCCGGGTAGCCGGGCGCCCCGGGGGCCGGCCACGGGGGGCGGGGGCCGGCGGTCGTCGGCGACGGGTCCGGGTAGGGGCCCGCCGCGGGGTGGCCCGACGGATCCGGGTACGGGGTGGCCCGGGTCGGGCCGGGGACCGCGAAGCGCGCGGTGCGCTCGGCGTCACCGCTGTGCCCGTCGTCGTGGGCGCCCGGGGAGCCCGTGCCGGTGGACGTGCCGGCGCGCGCGGTCGCGCCGGTGGTGGCCGGATCTGCGGCGGCGGCATCCGCGGCGGCGGCATCCGCGGCGGTGGGACCGGTGCTGGCGGGGCCGGTGGTCGCGGGATCCGCACCGGCGGGACCGCCGCTCGGGTCGGCGCCGGCCGCGGACAACGACGGCGCCACCCCGGTGAGCGACGCCGGGTGCGGCTCGGGCAGATCGGTGAACAGGGCCGCCAGCTGCGACCGCGTCGTCGCCGCCCGGGCCCGGCGCACCCGCGCGTCGAACGCGTCGACGTCCAGCGCCCCGCCCGTGTAGTGGCGGGACAGCGCCCGCACCGTCTCCTCCTGCTCGGCGTAGCCGATCGGGTCCGCGCTCATACCCCGACCGTAGCCGCGATCAGCTGTGGAACAGCACGCTGCGACACGCGAGATGCAGGGCGAGGCGCTCGTCCGGGTCGGCGAGGTCGACGCCGAGCACGTGGCGTACCCGTTCGATCCGGGTCGCGACGGTGTTGCGGTGCACCCCGAGCACCGCCGCGGTCTCGGTCAGCGACGACTCGGCGTCCAGGTAGGCGGTCAGCGTCGTCAGCAGGTCCCCGGGTCTGCCCTGCAACGGTTCCAGCATCGACCGGGCGGCGGGCAGGAACGTGTCGGTGCGGGTCCAGGCCAGCAGCAGCGCCCCCAGCCCGAGCCGGTCGACGTGGACGAACCGGCCGCTGGTGGTGCGTTCGGCCGCGAGCCGGGCCGCGTCCCCGGCCTCGCCGAGGGTGCGGGCCAGCCCGCCCGCCCCGCGGTGCACCCGCCCCACCCCCGTCGAGGTCGGCAGGGACTCGCGCAGCAGCCACTGGGTGCGCCGCGCGGCCGTCGCGTGCTGCTGCAGCTCACCGGCGGTGGGCTGGTGGTCGAACGTCGTCCAGGCGCTCCACCCCGGCCCCTGCTCGACGACGACCGCCCGCAGCCGCGCCGTCTCCACCGCCCGCAGCACCTGCTCCCGGGCGGCGACGACGTCCACCGAGGACGGCACGTCGATCCGCAGGCCCGCGTGCCAGCCGTCCAGCGACCAGCCGGCGTCGAGCGCGCGGCGCCGCAGCCCGCCGGGCACCGGATCCCCGGCCTGCAGGATCTCGGCGAGCAGCGCCGTCCGCAGCCGCGCGTCGCGCTCCACGGCGAGCCGCTGCTCGGCGAGGCGCTGCCGCACCGAGTTCGCGGCGACCGCCAGCGCCGCCCGCAGCGCGGCGGTCTCGGCGGGCACCCCCTCCGGCTCCGCGACGGCCAGGCGGCCGTCCGGCGGGCCCGACCCGAACGCCACCTCCAGCAGTGCCGCCCCGGGAACGGGCGGCGGAGTCCTCGAGCCCGTCGCGTCGGCACCCGCGACGACCGAGCCGCCCGGGTCGAGCAGCCACACCGGGCGTCGCCAGGTCCGGGCCAGGTCCGCGACGAGGTCGTCGACGCCGCCGTGCGGGACCCCGCACACGGTCGCCGTCCGCCCGACGAGTGCCGCGACCACCTGGTCGGGTTCCTGCAGCAGCCGGGTCGCGGTCAGCGCGGCGGCCAGCGCGTCCGGGGCGCCGAGCACCGGCAGCCCGATCCGCCCGGCGAGCAGCCGGCTCGCCGGGTGCAGCGGATCGTCCCCGGCGAGCAGCACCGCGGCGGCCCCGGCGGCGACGGCGCGGCGCAGCAGCACGTCCAGGTGCCAGTCCTCGCGTGGAGCGGACACCGCGACCGTCAGCAGCGCCGCCCGTGCGTCGCCCGGGTCGGCGTGCAGGTCGGCGACGGTCACCACCCGCTCGATGCCCGCGCCGTCCGGTGCGGGCCCGCCCAGGGTCGTCACCGCGGCCCAGTCGGGGTGGGCGAGCAGCCCGGGCAGGCGCAGGTCGCCGGTCACCGTCGTGCCTCCTGTCCGGTGCCGGCCGCCGTGCAGGCGGACCGCGCCGCGTGCGGGGCGGGCGGCTCCGCAGCCGGTGCGGGACGGACCGGCCGCGGGGCGGCCGCAGCAGGACCCAGGCCGAACGCCTGCGGGCCGACGTGGACGGCGGCGTCGGGCCGGGCCGCCCACCACGGCGGGGCGGGCAGCACCAGGACCAGCACGTCGTCGCCGGAACGGACGGCGTCGGCGGCGATCGGCGCGGCCGAGCGACGGTCCAGCAGCACGATCACCTCCGGCGACGCGGCCACCGGCTCCCCGTCGGCCAGCACGAGCAGGTACTCGTTCTCCGCCTCGATCCGCAGGACGCCGGCGCCGGGCGCGTCGACGGTGACCGCGGCCCGCCCGAACCGGCCGACGGGGGAGCGGCGCACGTCCACCACCCGGCCGCCGCCGACCGGGTGACCGCCGAGCGCGTCGGCGACCCGGGCCGGTGCCGGGGTGTCACCGAGCCCGGCGTGCGCGCGGCCCAGCCCCAGCGCGCGGCCCAGCGTGCCCAGGCAGGCGTCGCCGAGCGCGGCCGCAGCCGGTGCGGGCGCCATCACGGCCCCGGCCCAGCCGCCCGCCTGGGCGACGAACGCGCGCACGGTCAGCTCGGTCGACACCGGGTCCCCACCGTCGACGACGACGGTCTGCCCCGCCGGCTCGGCCAGCGCCATCGGCGTCACCGCACCCCCGGCGACGACCCGGGTCAGCTGGTCGACCCGGGGCAGCGCGCGCCCCATCAGGTCGGCGTCGACCAGCGGCAGCCCCAGCTGGTGGGCCAGCGGCAGCGGCAGCACCCCGTTCAGGCCGGCCGCCTCGAACGGCATGACCGCGGCCGGGGTGACCCCGGTCCAGCGGACCAGCGCGCGCACGGCCGCGGGCAGCTCGTCGCCCGAGGGCAGTTTCTCGCCCAGCACCCGGGTGCCGCCGAGCATCCCGACCGGCAGCACCGGGGCGTCGCCGAGCTCGGCGGGGGAGTGCAGCCGGACCGGGCCCGCCGCCAGCACCGAGCGCAGCACGTGGGCGTACACCCGGGCGTCGCCACCCCCGCCGGAGCCCAGCAGCAGCACCCCGGTGACGAGGGCGTCGACGTCGCCTGCGGTCACCTCCACGACGCGGATGCTGCCAGGTCAGACCCGGTCCGCGGCGCCCGCTCCCCGCGGGACCGCGGTCTCCAGCGGCACGAACGGCACGTCCAGCCCGAAGCAGGCCGGCCCGAACACCGCGAGGGCCTCCGGCGTGCGCATCATGTCCGGCGTCGAGATCCCCACCACGACGACGCGCTGGCCGTAGCGCAGCGCCTCGGTGGTGATGGGCTCCCCGGACTCGGCCTCCAGCACGCAGATGAGGTCCGGGACGACCGCGACGGTGGTGTCGTCGACGGTCGCGACCAGGGTCTCGTTCTGGAAGACGGTACGGAGCTCGGAGCCGCCGTCGAACGCGGTGAACCGCGCGGTGCCGCGGGCGAACCCGTCGACGGTGCGCCGCTCGACGTCGGAGACCTTGCCGGCGAACAGCACCCGCAGGTGCCGGTACAGGGTCGGGGCGAGGGCGTCGGCGATCGCCCCGACCGGGTCGCCGAGCTGCTCGCGTGCCTCCCGGATCGCCCGGCCCAGCCGCAGCGCCAGGGTGAGGGTGTGCGGGATCGCGGTGCGGCGCACGTCGGCGCCGGACATCGGGTACTCCGCGATCAGCGCCGACCCGCCCATCCGGATGGCGGCCCCGCGCGCCAGGTGCTCCATGCGGTGGTTGTCGGTGCCGGTGTCGATGAGCACCGACTCGCCGTGGTCCCCGGCGACGACCATCGGCGACCCGGACACGCCGTACACCCCGAAGGTCTCCATCTGCAGCTCCGGGAACGCCCGGCCCATGCCGTCGCCGTCGATGACCGGAAGCCCGGTCCGGGCCGCGACGAGCAGCGGGATCATCGAGTTGATGCCGCCGCACTCCATCGGGATGGTCGCATCGGCGGTGCGCCCGAGGTGCTGCTCCAGGCGGCGCAGGGCGAGAACCGGCTCGTCGCCGCGGGGGATCTTCTCGATCATCACCGTGGGCGCGCCCATCATCGCCGTCGCGATGACGAACAGGTCGTCGGTCAGGTCGGCGGGGTCGGCCGGGTCGAGCACGGTGACGGGTCCGTGCTCGCGCATCGCCTGCTCCACCATGAGCCGCCCGATGTAGGGGTCCCCGCCGCCGCCGGTGCCGAGCAGCGCGGCGCCGCGGGCGAGGTCGGGCAGGTCGTCCGGGGTCAGGGTCCAGGTCATACCGGTGCTCCGTCCGTCACGGTGTCGTGGACCCGCACGGGGTCGGTGTCGTAGCCGAAGTACCGCGGTCCGACGACGGCGATCGCCTCCGGGGTGTGCCAGCGCGGGTCCGCGGGGGCGGCGAGCACGCTGACCCGGTGCCCGAAGCGCAGCGCCTCGGTGGTCACCGGCTCCCCGGTCGCGGTGTCCAGCACCATGATCAGGTCCGGGGTGGTGACGACGGTCGTGCCGTCGACCTCGGCGATCAGGTGCTCGTTCTGGAACCGCAGGACACAGCCGCCGGACAGCGTCGCCGTCCCGCGGGCGAACCCGGTGGTGGTGCGCCGCTCGACGTCGACGACCTTCCCGGTGTGCACGACCCGTCCGCCGACCTCGGTGGCGGCCGCCGCGACCGGGTCGGTGAACCCGGCCCGGGCACCGGCGATGGCGCGCCCGATCCGCACGCAGAGCCCGAGGGTGCCGCGGATCATCGTCTCCCGCGCCCGGGCGCCGGTCATCGGGTAGTTCGAGATGATCGCGGTGCAGCCCATGGTGATGGTCATGCAGCGGGCGAGGGCCTCGGCCCACTTCGCGGTCGGGCAGTGCAGGACGCCGGTGTTGCCCTGCTCGTCGGTGATCGACATCGGGGTGGCGGGGACGCCGGCGACGCCGGGCAGTACCATCTGCAGCTCGGGGAACGCCCGGCCCATGCCGTCGCCGTCGACCAGCGGCAGCCCGAGCATCGCCGCACCGGCCACCGGGATCGTGGAGTTGATGCCACCGGCCTCGATGCACGCCACGTGGGTGGGCGTGACCCCCAGGTGCGCGGCGAGCGCGGTGACCGCGCGTCCGATCTCGTCGTAGGCGGGCAGCTTCTCCACGCTCACCGTCGGCGCCCCCATCTGCGCGACGACGAACACGGCGGCGTCGTCGGGCAGGTCGGCGGGGTCGACGAGCGGCACGGGACCGTGCTCCCGCAGCGCCCGCTGCGCCAGCAGCCGTCCCAGGTACGGGTCGCCGCCGCCGCCGGTCCCCAGCAGCGCCGCGCCACGGGCGAGCGCGGGCAGGTCCTCGGCGGTCAGCATCGCCGTCACGGGGTCACCGTCCGCTCCAGGCGCAGGTCGCCGACCGCCTTCGCGCGGATGCGGGTCGCGTTGCCGGGCAGGTAGGGGATGGGGACCTCGTCGAAGTCGACGAGCGCGACCGAGCCGGGGTCGGCGCCGGAGGCGACGGCACGGTCCACGGCCTCCTGCTTGGCGGCGTCGACGACGGCGTCGCGGCGGCCGGGCTCGATCGCGTACACCCGGTCGACCTCGCCGCCGACCTGCGCGATCGCCGCGCCGATGGCGTTGGCGACGGCGAAGTTCTCCGGGCGGTGCACCGCGCCCAGCCCGGGGAACGCCTCGGGCAGCAGCACCGAGCCACCGCCGACGGCGACCACCGGCAGCGGGTCGGCGGAGATCCGCATCCGGTCCACGACGTCGGCGACGTCGGAGGCGATCCGGTCCAGCGCCGCGGTCACCAGCTCCCGGGACAGCCCGGCGACCAGGGAGCGGTCGCCGATGTCGGCCCGGCCCGCCGCGACGGCGATGTCGGTCGCGGTCAGGGTGTCGCCGCCGAACACCAGTGCCCGCTCGGTGAGCCGGTAGCCGACCGAGTCCGGGCCGACGGTGGGCCCGTCGGGCCGTTCGGGGGAGCCGGTGCGGACCAGGGAGCCGCCGCCGATGCCGACGCTGAGCACGTCGGGCATCCGGAAGTTGGTGCGCACCCCGGCCA harbors:
- a CDS encoding DUF917 domain-containing protein, whose protein sequence is MEVTAGDVDALVTGVLLLGSGGGGDARVYAHVLRSVLAAGPVRLHSPAELGDAPVLPVGMLGGTRVLGEKLPSGDELPAAVRALVRWTGVTPAAVMPFEAAGLNGVLPLPLAHQLGLPLVDADLMGRALPRVDQLTRVVAGGAVTPMALAEPAGQTVVVDGGDPVSTELTVRAFVAQAGGWAGAVMAPAPAAAALGDACLGTLGRALGLGRAHAGLGDTPAPARVADALGGHPVGGGRVVDVRRSPVGRFGRAAVTVDAPGAGVLRIEAENEYLLVLADGEPVAASPEVIVLLDRRSAAPIAADAVRSGDDVLVLVLPAPPWWAARPDAAVHVGPQAFGLGPAAAAPRPVRPAPAAEPPAPHAARSACTAAGTGQEARR
- a CDS encoding DUF917 domain-containing protein, encoding MTWTLTPDDLPDLARGAALLGTGGGGDPYIGRLMVEQAMREHGPVTVLDPADPADLTDDLFVIATAMMGAPTVMIEKIPRGDEPVLALRRLEQHLGRTADATIPMECGGINSMIPLLVAARTGLPVIDGDGMGRAFPELQMETFGVYGVSGSPMVVAGDHGESVLIDTGTDNHRMEHLARGAAIRMGGSALIAEYPMSGADVRRTAIPHTLTLALRLGRAIREAREQLGDPVGAIADALAPTLYRHLRVLFAGKVSDVERRTVDGFARGTARFTAFDGGSELRTVFQNETLVATVDDTTVAVVPDLICVLEAESGEPITTEALRYGQRVVVVGISTPDMMRTPEALAVFGPACFGLDVPFVPLETAVPRGAGAADRV
- a CDS encoding NUDIX domain-containing protein, with the protein product MTRPGEHDFPVRSATDIYSGRVMALRSDRVVMPGGRVATREILEHPGAVAVVAVDEAGRVRMLHQYRHAVRRRLWELPAGLLDVAGEDPAVTADRELTEEAGLSASDWSVLLDVVPSPGFSDESVRIFLARELVEKPRPDLGDDEEADLELRWIPIAEAVGMVFSGEIVNAVSCAGLLAARAVLAGEFDPRPVDAEWADRPFRFARRADE
- a CDS encoding CTP synthase; translated protein: MQTRATRHLFVTGGVASSLGKGLTASSLGQLLTARGLRVTMQKLDPYLNVDPGTMNPFQHGEVFVTEDGAETDLDVGHYERFLDRDLAGRANVTTGQVYSEVIAKERRGEYLGDTVQVIPHITNEIKDRVLAMAEPDAEGLAPDVVITEVGGTIGDIESLPFVEAARQVRHEVGRDNCFFLHVSLVPYLAPSGELKTKPTQHSVAALRNIGIQPDAVVLRADREIPEGMKRKISLMCDIELDGVAACPDAPSIYDIPKVLHGEGLDAYVVRRLGLPFRDVDWTVWGDLLDRVHHPRETATIALVGKYVDLPDAYLSVTEALRAGGFAHHAKVAIRWVPSDSCETPAGAAEALDGVDGVLVPGGFGIRGIEGKLGAITHARTRRIPTLGLCLGLQCMVIETARTVAGLEDASSTEFDPETAHPVISTMATQRDVVAGERDMGGTMRLGAYPAVLQPGSVAAKAYGAREISERHRHRFEVNNAYRQQLTEAGLVFGTSPDGTLVEFVELPSSQHPFFVGTQAHPELKSRPTRPHPLFAAFVKAALRYRAEDRLPVHLPGRDNTDADDAETVEGDDVAVGAGGNGVARAESTSAR
- the steA gene encoding putative cytokinetic ring protein SteA; its protein translation is MKLSGLLHRSRPELPGLTGPARADRRIESVLRRLRPGDIAVIDQVDLDRATADALVAARVAAVVNAAPSISGRFPNLGPQVLVEAGIPLVDDCGPDTLRAVKDGIRVRLHDGVLYTGEQPLCEGREQTEDTVADALDEAKQGLTHQLEAFAANTIEFMRRERSLLLDGHGVPEVDVALDGRPVLVVAAGFEHLAVLKRLKAYIKEYRPVLVGVGAGADALLNARHRPDLIVADPSEVSNQALTSGADVVVPAFPDGHAPGLHRVQDLGASAVTFPSMANPEDLALLLAHHRGASMIVTVGLSASMGEFLDRGRSGSNASTFLTRLQAGGGVVDGAMIAQMYRSRTSFAPLLLLVAAAVVAVVVAVLVSGGGPAVLEWLRGVLESLRALVAGWFPA
- a CDS encoding NINE protein — translated: MSADPIGYAEQEETVRALSRHYTGGALDVDAFDARVRRARAATTRSQLAALFTDLPEPHPASLTGVAPSLSAAGADPSGGPAGADPATTGPASTGPTAADAAAADAAAADPATTGATARAGTSTGTGSPGAHDDGHSGDAERTARFAVPGPTRATPYPDPSGHPAAGPYPDPSPTTAGPRPPWPAPGAPGYPGAGYPGGTYPSGTYPSGPYPDGGPAGLSPGGGFPGGPAWAAGAPGWASGQQQYPGAAYPPHPGPPSYGPYGYDPSAPYGREPYSGLPYSDKQKIVAGLLQLFLPFGIGRFYSGHTGLAVAQLLVTFLTFGIGAIWSFVDGIVVLAGSPRDPEGRPLRP
- a CDS encoding DUF917 domain-containing protein → MLTAEDLPALARGAALLGTGGGGDPYLGRLLAQRALREHGPVPLVDPADLPDDAAVFVVAQMGAPTVSVEKLPAYDEIGRAVTALAAHLGVTPTHVACIEAGGINSTIPVAGAAMLGLPLVDGDGMGRAFPELQMVLPGVAGVPATPMSITDEQGNTGVLHCPTAKWAEALARCMTITMGCTAIISNYPMTGARARETMIRGTLGLCVRIGRAIAGARAGFTDPVAAAATEVGGRVVHTGKVVDVERRTTTGFARGTATLSGGCVLRFQNEHLIAEVDGTTVVTTPDLIMVLDTATGEPVTTEALRFGHRVSVLAAPADPRWHTPEAIAVVGPRYFGYDTDPVRVHDTVTDGAPV
- a CDS encoding PucR family transcriptional regulator gives rise to the protein MTGDLRLPGLLAHPDWAAVTTLGGPAPDGAGIERVVTVADLHADPGDARAALLTVAVSAPREDWHLDVLLRRAVAAGAAAVLLAGDDPLHPASRLLAGRIGLPVLGAPDALAAALTATRLLQEPDQVVAALVGRTATVCGVPHGGVDDLVADLARTWRRPVWLLDPGGSVVAGADATGSRTPPPVPGAALLEVAFGSGPPDGRLAVAEPEGVPAETAALRAALAVAANSVRQRLAEQRLAVERDARLRTALLAEILQAGDPVPGGLRRRALDAGWSLDGWHAGLRIDVPSSVDVVAAREQVLRAVETARLRAVVVEQGPGWSAWTTFDHQPTAGELQQHATAARRTQWLLRESLPTSTGVGRVHRGAGGLARTLGEAGDAARLAAERTTSGRFVHVDRLGLGALLLAWTRTDTFLPAARSMLEPLQGRPGDLLTTLTAYLDAESSLTETAAVLGVHRNTVATRIERVRHVLGVDLADPDERLALHLACRSVLFHS
- a CDS encoding copper transporter; this translates as MISRRHHRIALVAVFVLALAAGFVLAVVGLPQRIADVAASRTDTGETARLSVERDTLAAQLHASDEFAGRVGPDLVRGKLTGVPVTVVALGADPSDTRAVAELVVAAGGSVAGEVVLTPAVTDPARADQLRDLSARLLPSGAQLPTATDAGALAGGLLGSALLAPPDGPAPDPDGAGAVLAGLAGGGFAEAPQGSPAAGRVAVVVTGAAYSGVDAGASASTAAALAAELDRRGAGAVLAGRDAADGSAVAAARASGAGPMGRLATVDGVGTGAGRVATVLALAERQAGGTGRYGSGAGTVGPVPAAP